From one Erinaceus europaeus chromosome 4, mEriEur2.1, whole genome shotgun sequence genomic stretch:
- the LTB gene encoding lymphotoxin-beta isoform X1, producing MEAVVLEERGRKSQGKSCLLLAVAGATSLVTLLLAVPITVLAVLILVPQEQEGLVTRIADPGAQAQQQLGSQELPEKTAEPDLSPGLPAAHLIGAWITEQGLGWETENEEAFLRSGTEFSGAQRLALPQNGLYYLYCHIGYRGRAPPAGRSSAHRSVTLSSRLYREGGAYGPGTDELLMEGAESVTAVLDPAQRQDYGPLWYTSVGFGGLVQLRKGERVYVNISHPNMVDYRRGKTFFGAVMVG from the exons ATGGAGGCAGTGGTGCTGGAGGAACGGGGTAGGAAGTCCCAGGGGAAGAGCTGCCTCCTGCTGGCTGTGGCAGGAGCCACTTCCCTGGTGACCCTACTGCTAGCTGTGCCCATCACTGTCCTAGCTGTGCTCATCTTGGTGCCTCAGGAGCAGGAAGGACTG gtaACCAGGATTGCTGACCCAGGGGCACAAGCCCAGCAGCAATTGG GATCCCAGGAGTTGCCAGAAAAGACAGCAGAGCCAGATCTCAGCCCTGGGCTCCCAGCTGCACATCTTATAG GCGCTTGGATCACAGAGCAAGGgctcgggtgggagacagagaatgaaGAGGCATTTCTGAGGAGCGGGACTGAGTTCTCGGGCGCCCAGAGGCTGGCGCTCCCGCAGAACGGCCTCTATTACCTCTACTGTCACATCGGCTACCGGGGTCGGGCGCCTCCTGCTGGCCGGTCCTCCGCCCACCGCTCGGTCACGCTGAGCAGCCGGCTGTACCGGGAGGGGGGTGCCTACGGCCCCGGGACTGATGAGCTGCTGATGGAGGGCGCCGAGAGCGTGACCGCGGTCTTGGACCCAGCCCAGCGGCAGGACTACGGGCCCCTGTGGTACACGAGCGTAGGGTTTGGGGGCCTGGTGCAGCTCCGGAAGGGTGAGAGGGTTTATGTCAACATCAGTCACCCCAACATGGTGGACTACAGAAGAGGGAAGACCTTCTTTGGGGCGGTGATGGTGGGGTGA
- the LTB gene encoding lymphotoxin-beta isoform X2: MEAVVLEERGRKSQGKSCLLLAVAGATSLVTLLLAVPITVLAVLILVPQEQEGLDPRSCQKRQQSQISALGSQLHIL, encoded by the exons ATGGAGGCAGTGGTGCTGGAGGAACGGGGTAGGAAGTCCCAGGGGAAGAGCTGCCTCCTGCTGGCTGTGGCAGGAGCCACTTCCCTGGTGACCCTACTGCTAGCTGTGCCCATCACTGTCCTAGCTGTGCTCATCTTGGTGCCTCAGGAGCAGGAAGGACTG GATCCCAGGAGTTGCCAGAAAAGACAGCAGAGCCAGATCTCAGCCCTGGGCTCCCAGCTGCACATCTTATAG